From one Amia ocellicauda isolate fAmiCal2 chromosome 17, fAmiCal2.hap1, whole genome shotgun sequence genomic stretch:
- the notum2 gene encoding carboxylesterase notum2: protein MNILGHVAFLLLLGGVVSQNNRKPNSKATRKTVSPAGEAAQQPPNDEESALQEHSKEQGLPNAKPLQNPALHLHKSSDDMKLHFLKNTQVTCNDGTNAGFYLRENKGSKRWMIFLEGGWCCYNKETCDSRYKNIPRLMSSLDWPQTRKESGILSAQVEENPHWWNANTVLIPYCSSDVWSGTSSKPAKGKETAEFAFMGSLIVREVIKELVAKGIKQAKVVMLAGTSAGGMGVLLNIDKVSSLLEQLGSEAQVRGLVDSGWFLESKQPRSPECPDSASCTPTDAIKKGLRLWSSAIPDKCRQQFKKGEEWQCFFGHKLYPSLSSPLFVVQWLFDEEQLRMENIYQGGQTLSEYQWSYIQNLGRELKNSLRDVTAVFAPSCLSHTLITKSNWMDFQIKGTSVSRALQCWDKSLQEANKNSKTPLKGCPFHLIDNCQWPQCNPTCPALVDKATNQKISLLQLLVGLGLDLQKISQDLKGEASHLTGMVSNGG, encoded by the exons ATGAATATATTGGGCCATGTGGCTTTCCTGCTTCTGCTGGGGGGGGTTGTTTCCCAGAACAACCGCAAACCCAACAGCAAGGCTACCAGGAAAACAGTGAGTCCAGCGGGGGAAGCAGCTCAACAGCCCCCCAATGATGAAGAATCAGCTCTCCAAGAGCACAGCAAGGAACAGGGGCTTCCCAATGCCAAGCCTCTCCAGAATCCAGCCCTTCACCTCCACAAGTCCAGCGATGACATGAAGCTTCATTTCCTGAAGAACACTCAGGTCACCTGCAACGATGGGACCAATGCAGG GTTTTACCTGAGGGAGAACAAGGGGAGCAAACGTTGGATGATATTTTTAGAAG GTGGTTGGTGCTGTTACAACAAAGAGACCTGCGATTCCAGATATAAAAATATCCCTCGTCTCATGAGCTCATTGGATTGGCCCCAGACACGCAAAG AAAGTGGAATCTTATCTGCTCAGGTTGAGGAAAACCCCCACTGGTGGAATGCCAACACAGT GTTGATTCCGTactgctccagtgatgtgtggAGTGGAACATCTTCAAAGCCAGCAAAAGGAAAAGAGACAG CTGAATTTGCCTTCATGGGCTCCCTGATCGTCCGGGAGGTGATTAAAGAGCTGGTTGCGAAGGGGATCAAACAGGCCAAGGTGGTCATGTTGGCTGGAACAAG TGCTGGGGGGATGGGTGTGCTGCTGAACATCGACAAGGTGTCCAGTCTCCTGGAGCAGCTGGGGTCTGAGGCACAGGTGCGGGGACTGGTGGATTCTGGGTGGTTTCTGGAGAGCAAGCAGCCCAGGTCCCCGGAGTGCCCTGACAGCGCCTCCTGCACGCCCACCGATGCCATCAAGAAAGGCCTCCG GCTGTGGAGCAGTGCCATCCCTGATAAGTGCCGGCAGCAGTTCAAGAAGGGCGAAGAGTGGCAGTGCTTCTTTGGACACAAGCTCTACCCTTCCTTGAGCT CCCCTCTGTTCGTGGTGCAGTGGCTGTTTGACGAGGAGCAGCTGCGCATGGAGAACATCTACCAGGGTGGCCAGACTCTGTCCGAATACCAGTGGTCCTACATCCAGAACCTGGGCCGCGAGCTGAAGAACTCCCTACGAGATGTGAC GGCGGTGTTTGCTCCCTCCTGCCTGTCCCACACGTTGATCACTAAGAG TAACTGGATGGATTTCCAAATCAAGGGGACCTCTGTCTCCCGGGCCCTGCAGTGCTGGGACAAGAGCCTCCAGGAAGCTAACAAGAACAGCAAAACACCCCTCAAAGGCTGCCCCTTTCATCTCATCGACAACTGCCAGTGGCCCCAGTGCAACCCCACGTGCCCAGCTCTGGTGGACAAGGCCACGAACCAGAAGATCAGCCTGCTGCAACTCCTTGTAGGCTTAGGCCTGGACCTGCAGAAGATCAGCCAAGACCTGAAGGGAGAGGCCAGCCACCTGACAGGCATGGTCAGTAATGGGGGCTAG